The sequence below is a genomic window from Methylocystis sp. IM3.
CTCGGCTTTGTCGAGCTCAAGCGCGCCATCCGCCTGCACCAGGTCCACGCCGCCCTGCGACGGGAGCGATGCGGCCCATACGGCGTCGGCCGCATCGCAAAAGCGCACGAGTTCAATCACCTGGGGAGATTCGCCGGACATTACCGGGAGATGTTCGGCGTCCTGCCGTCCGTCGATCTTCCCGGCGGCGCGGGCTCGCGGGCGGGCGCCATGGCTTGCCCGAAGGAGCAAGCCCATATGGGCGGGGGCTTATGCTAAAGCTTCACTTTACGCAAAATGGATAAGGACAGGCCTGAATTTACTGAGGTATCCTTCCATTCGGGCAGGCAGGGTTCGGCGCAGGCGCCATTCTTGAGGATGGGGCGCTGCAAACAGGGTGGACGTCGATGCTGGATGATGTGCAACAGGTCTATGGCCGCCTGCATTATGCTCCGAGGGAGTATGAAAAGCCGTCGGACCGACACACGGTCACCAGGCGGGAGCTCGCGCGATCGCTTTTCGTGGCGTGCGACCGGCTCGCGCACCGGCAGGCTGCGGCTCTTGTGGATCAGGTTCTGGAGGAAATCTTCGAAACTCTCGTCAGCGGGGAGAGCGTGACCCTCTGCAATTTCGGCAAGTTCGTGATCGTCGAAAAGAAGGAGAGAAAGGGCCGCAACCCCCGAACAG
It includes:
- a CDS encoding HU family DNA-binding protein — translated: MLDDVQQVYGRLHYAPREYEKPSDRHTVTRRELARSLFVACDRLAHRQAAALVDQVLEEIFETLVSGESVTLCNFGKFVIVEKKERKGRNPRTGDFALVKPRKVVSFRASKYLKAAVSEGNPTDEL